Proteins from a genomic interval of Scophthalmus maximus strain ysfricsl-2021 chromosome 22, ASM2237912v1, whole genome shotgun sequence:
- the daxx gene encoding death domain-associated protein 6, producing MAVAPAWMADKIIVLDDDEEDSPRPSCAAPASSPEHRAKRVSSLKAQQPAPTHITQSPFATAKKHTHVLKAENERLFTEFVEHCSALTQDCPEVLSFLQTKHAKASPDYLSSVEFRNALGRCLTRAQANRSKTFVFINELCTVLRQHAVKRRQSLVKVEPGPSTSTSSTLQSTSVESKDKTKGKKDDDEEEGEKPAAAEDEQPSTSGLQEDKEEEEQEEAKKAKRASRKQIAYLENLLKVYNDEISRLQQAELSLDDLGAEDSKYIQEHKLKRKMMKIYEKLCELKGCNILTGRVIEQRIPYKSTRYPEINRRIERYINSPEAQRNPPDYQDVLQQVLRANERHKLCLSRKQLNQMALDAFRETGSQMQERRHLDLVYNFGSQLTDHYRPATDPALSDPSLQRKLRSNREVALSRLEEVITKFSVKQEDTEEKERSRRLEKEGNKSEKGEGNKEVNGVAKGEEETVLEEEEQEEEEDDDDDDDEEDDSSDPDIEEEIQASAQQDGPDDNENEEDDSNEAEQAGDDADKEDQTNKTSGSVKDDDDEEEEQVTSGLSPLSDDSKSHISPPDVASPTDSPSQSEPMQTEAQRPLSNGKLAGPEEPLDSSNQVADASPVAANGPSSPPPSAATSEKSGTQHTIGTSPPPSPRATRSGKRKREEVTSEKSHNSKHIIIQDSEVNIPLDMGVFCCNSPQAVRAQTPPQDLVSSSQSTPPPKKNKVNVATQCDPDEIIVLSDSE from the exons ATGGCGGTGGCTCCCGCCTGGATGGCGGACAAGATCATAGTGctcgacgacgacgaggaggataGCCCCCGGCCCTCCTGCGCTGCCCCCGCCTCGTCCCCTGAGCATCGAGCCAAGCGCGTCTCGTCGCTCAAAGCGCAGCAGCCGGCCCCCACCCACATTACCCAGTCACCGTTTGCCACAGCGAAGAAGCACACTCATGTCCTGAAGGCTGAGAATGAGAGATTGTTCACTGAG TTTGTGGAGCACTGCTCGGCTCTCACCCAGGACTGCCCCGAGGTGCTGAGCTTCCTCCAAACCAAGCATGCCAAGGCCTCCCCGGACTACCTGTCCTCCGTGGAGTTCAGGAACGCCTTGGGCCGATGCTTGACCCGCGCTCAGGCCAACCGCTCGAAAACCTTCGTCTTCATCAACGAACTGTGCACGGTGCTCAGGCAGCACGCCGTcaagaggaggcagagcctcGTCAAGGTCGAGCCAGGGCCTTCTACCTCAACATCAAGTACTCTCCAGTCTACCTCTGTTGAAAGTAAAGACAAGACTAAAGGTAAGaaggacgacgacgaggaggaaggggagaaacccgcagcagcagaagatgaaCAACCTTCCACCTCAGGGCTGCAGGAGgacaaagaagaggaggaacaagaggaagcaaaaaaggcaaagaggGCGTCAAGGAAACAG ATAGCGTACCTGGAGAACCTGCTGAAGGTGTACAATGACGAGATCAGCCGCCTGCAGCAGGCGGAGCTGAGTCTGGACGACCTGGGAGCCGAGGACTCTAAATACATCCAGGAGCACAAGCTCAAGCGCAAG ATGATGAAAATCTATGAAAAACTGTGTGAGCTAAAGGGCTGCAACATCCTAACGGGCCGAGTCATCGAGCAGAGGATCCCCTACAAAAGCACTCGTTATCCTGAGATCAACAGAAGG ATCGAGCGCTACATCAACAGTCCCGAGGCCCAGAGGAACCCTCCCGACTACCAGGACGTCCTGCAGCAGGTGTTGCGTGCCAACGAGCGCCACAAACTGTgcctgagcaggaagcagctgaACCAGATGGCCCTGGATGCCTTCAGGGAGACGGGCAGCCAAATGCAGGAAAGACGCCACCTGGACCTGGTGTACAACTTCGGCTCGCAGCTCACCGATCACTACAGACCCG CCACGGACCCGGCTCTCTCGGACCCGTCGCTGCAGCGAAAGCTGCGATCGAACAGGGAGGTGGCGCTGAGCCGCCTGGAGGAGGTCATCACCAAGTTCTCTGTCAAGCAAgaggacacggaggagaaggagaggagcaggcGACTGGAGAAAGAG GGCAACAAATCGGAAAAGggagaaggaaacaaagaggTGAATGGAGTGGcaaagggggaagaggaaacggtgctggaggaggaggagcaggaggaggaggaggatgacgacgacgacgatgatgaagaggatgactCATCAGATCCCGACATCGAGGAGGAGATCCAGGCCAGCGCTCAGCAGGATGGACCTG ACGACAATGAGAACGAGGAAGACGACAGTAACGAGGCGGAGCAGGCGGGAGATGACGCCGACAAGGAGGATCAGACGAACAAGACATCGGGAAGCGTtaaagacgacgacgacgaggaggaggagcaggtcacGAGTGGACTCAGTCCTCTGTCCGACGACAGCAAGTCCCACATTTCTCCGCCCGACGTCGCCTCCCCGACAGACAGCCCCAGCCAATCGGAGCCCATGCAGACCGAGGCCCAGAGGCCGCTGTCGAATGGAAAACTCGCCGGGCCGGAGGAGCCCCTGGATTCCTCCAATCAGGTCGCGGACGCCTCTCCGGTAGCAGCCAATGGGCCGTCTTCGCCCCCGCCGTCAGCGGCGACCTCGGAGAAGTCGGGCACGCAGCACACCATCGGCACGTCGCCGCCGCCGAGCCCCAGAGCCACGAGGAgcgggaagagaaagagggaggaagtgacatcagagAAGTCCCACAACTCAAAGCACATAATCATCCAAGACAG cgaGGTCAATATCCCTCTGGATATGGGCGTTTTTTGCTGCAACTCTCCGCAAGCCGTCCGAGCGCAGACTCCGCCCCAGGACCTGGTGAGCAGCTCGCAGTCGACGCCGCCTCCCAAGAAGAACAAG gtcAACGTGGCGACCCAGTGTGACCCGGATGAGATCATCGTCCTGTCAGACTCCGagtga
- the tapbp.1 gene encoding TAP binding protein (tapasin), tandem duplicate 1, whose product MTDLSTIYKICLVAITCFLHACSSSSSSCPELECWFVQEKVGRGGGLTPATTQEKSLLYIGTDTNGRGAASRQTPSDIHPDKVYFVTDPAATLCHRSLSRPRGSVKKPQCEISPFLHAPSSLRWVAPLTDSGLSPVYLQADWFSAALQGFNKQLVISSVMRAPTATKEPNVILSVTSKTVSVQARLGKPVLLDCGFWLDPSSPLSRSGFAVEWRYQFRGKGHLVLAYDGKTDRVADSQEEGAALDYEALHKKGNASLTLQEARVRHSGMYICTVYLPYLLAQVSLELEIVEPPSLSIQPSPLPLAVPGQTLIVQCDASGFAPLSLELSWEFKGADGKSRPLGAGSVTGHRQALDGTYSQSTRLELDTSKVDLGTGGELTCVAVHPGGTRRASTPLSVIGFSSPSVEDSMAMVGVALVLYGLIKLVSWTCFSSDVAEKHEKKEN is encoded by the exons ATGACGGACCTTTCTACGATTTACAAAATATGCCTGGTCGCTATTACCTGCTTCCTCCATG cctgcagcagcagtagcagcagctgtCCGGAGCTGGAGTGCTGGTTTGTGCAGGAGAAGGTGGGTCGAGGAGGAGGTTTGACTCCAGCTACAACCCAGGAGAAGTCCCTGCTGTACATCGGAACAGACACAAACGGCCGCGGTGCAGCGTCCCGACAGACTCCATCAGACATCCACCCTGACAAAGTCTACTTCGTCACAG ACCCAGCAGCCACGCTCTGCCACCGCTCCCTCAGCCGACCCAGAGGCTCTGTCAAGAAGCCCCAGTGTGAGATCAGCCCCTTCCTGCACGcgccctcctccctcagatGGGTTGCTCCTCTCACGGACTCTGGCCTCAGCCCCGTGTACCTGCAGGCCGATTGGTTTTCGGCTGCGCTACAGGGGTTCAACAAACAGCTGGTCATTTCCAGCGTCATGCGTGCTCCCACGGCAACCAAAGAGCCAAATG TGATCCTGAGTGTGACCAGTAAAACGGTCTCCGTGCAGGCCAGACTTGGGAAACCGGTGCTGCTGGACTGTGGCTTCTGGTTAGACCCTTCATCGCCTCTGTCCCGGTCGGGTTTTGCCGTCGAGTGGCGCTACCAGTTCAGAGGCAAAGGACACCTCGTCCTGGCTTACGATGGCAAGACGGACCGCGTGGCCGATTCACAGGAGGAAGGGGCCGCACTGGACTATGAGGCTTTGCACAAGAAAGGAAACGCGTCGCTGACCCTGCAGGAGGCTAGAGTGCGTCACTCGGGGATGTACATTTGCACAGTGTATCTGCCGTACCTTCTGGCTCAGGTGTCGCTGGAGCTTGAGATTGTAG aacctccatccctctccatcCAGCCCTCCCCGCTGCCACTCGCTGTTCCCGGCCAGACTCTGATTGTCCAGTGTGACGCGTCCGGCTTCGCGCCGCTCTCCCTGGAGCTGAGCTGGGAGTTCAAAGGCGCTGACGGGAAGTCCAGGCCTCTGGGAGCAGGCAGTGTAACGGGCCACAGGCAGGCCTTGGACGGCACCTACAGCCAGAGCACCCGGCTGGAGCTGGACACCTCGAAAGTCGACCTGGGCACCGGGGGAGAGCTCACCTGTGTGGCTGTCCATCCCGGAGGCACGCGGCGGGCCAGCACGCCCCTCAGTGTCATCG gGTTCAGTTCTCCCTCCGTTGAGGACTCGATGGCAATGGTTGGTGTGGCGCTCGTGCTCTATGGTCTCATCAAGTTGGTCTCCTGGACCTGTTTCAGCTCAG ATGTGGCTGAGAAACACGAGAAG AAAGAGaattaa